The following are encoded together in the Cicer arietinum cultivar CDC Frontier isolate Library 1 chromosome 2, Cicar.CDCFrontier_v2.0, whole genome shotgun sequence genome:
- the LOC140919366 gene encoding uncharacterized protein translates to MASVSGVGGSAGGSGGSDGSGGTGTAAIRGISKTSRGKKKVAKRVVNDPSLMPMPSIGTSGGAIPLYPEVPVEPYTLDEIMDPGCVDCYNRIVIIPEGDGYLPFKSSAKAIAEVIQEKYKKPWLSWGEIKEDKTPQIREVDQFLHCFKQIKLHPKATWESAIEKLVTNTSSFIKESKAIQKSHSASIKNLETQLGQLAHQLAQRAPENFPCDTVPNPRNNVNVVTTRSGKVSEPVLPKTRKGVRASAPTHSEVMATS, encoded by the exons atggcttcagtgtcgggagtaggaggatctgcaggaggatcaggaggttcggatggatcgggaggaacaggaacggcggcaatacgaggaatatccaaaacatcacgtggtaagaaaaaagttgctaaacgtgttgttaatgacccatctctcatgccgatgccgtccattggtactagtggtggagctattcctctatatccggaggtcccagtagagccttataccttagacgaaataatggatcccggatgtgttgattgctacaaccgcattgtcatcattccagaaggagatgg atatcttccttttaaatcatctgcaaaggcaattgctgaagtcatacaagagaaatataaaaaaccatggttgtcttggggtgagataaaagaggataagacacctcaaattagggaagttgatcagtttttacattgtttcaaa CAAATCAAGCTCCACCCGAAAGCTACTTGGGAGAGTGCTATTGAGAAGTTAGTAACGAACACAAGTTCTTTCATTAAAGAGTCGAAAGCCATCCAGAAAAGTCACTCAGCCTCAATAAAGAATCTTGAGACCCAgctgggtcaacttgctcatcAACTAGCACAAAGAGCGCCTGAAAATTTTCCTTGTGACACAGTTCCAAATCCACGAAATAATGTCAATGTCGTGACAacgaggagtggcaaggtaagtgaaccaGTACTACCTAAAACTAGGAAGGGTGTGAGAGCTTCAGCTCCAACCCACTCAGAGGTAATGGCCACTAGTTGA